A region from the Dinoroseobacter shibae DFL 12 = DSM 16493 genome encodes:
- the rimO gene encoding 30S ribosomal protein S12 methylthiotransferase RimO has translation MSQNPPELRPDIAPGIKIDPAARPGQPTIGMVSLGCPKALVDSERILTRLRAEGYAISPDYAGAEAVIVNTCGFLDSAKAESLEAIGEALSENGRVIVTGCLGAEPEYITGHHPSVLAVTGPHQYEQVLDAVHAAVPPSPDPFVDLLPASGVSLTPRHYSYLKISEGCNHKCKFCIIPDMRGRLASRPAHAVVREAEKLVEAGVRELLVISQDTSAYGVDIRHAEDRGHRAHITDLARDLGGLGAWVRLHYVYPYPHVRDLIPLMAEGLVLPYLDIPFQHAHPDTLRRMARPAAAEKTLDRIAEWRAICPEITLRSTFIVGYPGETEAEFQTLLDWMDEAQLDRVGCFQYENVAGARSNALPDHVAPEVKQDRWERFMAKAQAISAAKLAAKVGSRIEVIVDEVDAEAATCRTKADAPEIDGNLFIDAGFEGLAPGDIVTVDVDEASDYDLWGTRV, from the coding sequence ATGAGCCAAAATCCGCCTGAACTGCGCCCGGACATTGCGCCCGGCATCAAGATCGACCCGGCCGCGCGGCCCGGGCAGCCGACCATCGGGATGGTCAGTCTGGGCTGTCCCAAGGCGTTGGTGGACAGCGAGCGGATCCTGACCCGGCTGCGGGCCGAGGGCTATGCGATCAGCCCCGATTACGCGGGCGCCGAGGCGGTGATCGTGAACACGTGCGGGTTTCTCGACAGTGCCAAGGCCGAGAGCCTGGAGGCGATCGGCGAGGCCCTGTCCGAAAACGGGCGAGTGATCGTCACGGGCTGTCTGGGCGCGGAGCCGGAGTATATCACCGGGCATCATCCCAGCGTGCTCGCCGTGACCGGCCCGCACCAGTACGAGCAGGTGCTCGACGCGGTGCATGCCGCCGTGCCCCCCAGCCCGGATCCGTTTGTCGATCTGCTGCCGGCCTCGGGGGTCAGCCTGACGCCGCGGCACTACAGTTACCTCAAGATTTCAGAGGGTTGCAACCACAAGTGCAAGTTCTGCATTATCCCGGACATGCGCGGGCGTCTGGCCAGTCGTCCGGCCCATGCGGTGGTGCGCGAGGCCGAGAAGCTGGTCGAGGCGGGGGTGCGGGAGCTGTTGGTGATCAGCCAGGATACCTCGGCCTACGGGGTCGATATCCGCCATGCCGAGGATCGCGGGCACCGGGCGCATATCACCGATCTGGCCCGCGATCTCGGGGGGCTCGGGGCTTGGGTGCGGCTGCATTATGTCTATCCCTACCCCCATGTGCGAGACCTGATCCCGCTGATGGCCGAGGGGCTGGTGCTGCCCTATCTCGACATCCCGTTCCAGCACGCGCACCCCGACACGTTACGGCGCATGGCGCGGCCTGCGGCGGCGGAGAAGACGCTGGACCGGATCGCCGAGTGGCGCGCGATCTGCCCGGAGATCACCCTGCGCTCGACCTTCATCGTGGGCTATCCCGGCGAGACGGAGGCGGAGTTCCAGACCCTGCTGGACTGGATGGACGAAGCACAGCTCGACCGGGTGGGGTGTTTTCAGTACGAGAACGTGGCGGGCGCGCGGTCCAACGCCCTGCCCGACCATGTGGCGCCGGAGGTCAAGCAAGACCGCTGGGAGCGGTTCATGGCCAAGGCGCAGGCGATTTCGGCGGCGAAACTCGCGGCGAAGGTGGGCAGCCGGATCGAGGTGATCGTGGACGAGGTGGACGCGGAGGCCGCGACCTGCCGGACCAAGGCCGACGCGCCGGAGATCGACGGCAACCTGTTCATCGACGCGGGGTTTGAGGGACTCGCACCCGGCGATATCGTGACCGTGGACGTGGACGAGGCGTCGGATTATGACCTTTGGGGGACGCGCGTCTGA
- the cutA gene encoding divalent-cation tolerance protein CutA yields MTEALAPETPLHLSVTCPDVETAKLLGRRALSARLVACANVLPGVSSLYWWQGTLCEDAEVLLSFKTLERHRTALAALIAQGHPYELPAITWIPVAMSDDLVAWITAETEG; encoded by the coding sequence GTGACAGAAGCCCTGGCCCCCGAGACCCCCTTGCACCTGAGTGTGACCTGCCCGGATGTGGAGACGGCCAAGCTGCTGGGGCGGCGGGCCTTGTCGGCGCGGCTGGTGGCCTGTGCCAATGTGCTGCCGGGGGTGTCGAGCCTGTATTGGTGGCAGGGCACGCTGTGCGAGGATGCGGAGGTGCTTCTGAGTTTCAAGACGTTGGAGCGGCATCGGACCGCCCTCGCGGCCCTGATCGCGCAGGGGCATCCGTATGAATTGCCGGCGATCACCTGGATCCCGGTGGCGATGTCCGACGACCTGGTCGCCTGGATCACGGCGGAGACCGAGGGCTGA
- a CDS encoding DUF6455 family protein, whose amino-acid sequence MLNQTVVRKHAALVDRMSDRLGVDLEESAFRGEISPELIPDLVLRCTNCANPEACTRLLDSMEQLEAAPSYCVNRDTLANLR is encoded by the coding sequence ATGCTGAACCAAACCGTCGTTCGAAAACACGCAGCCCTGGTGGACCGGATGTCCGACCGGCTCGGCGTGGACCTGGAAGAAAGCGCGTTCCGCGGCGAGATTTCGCCGGAACTGATCCCGGATCTGGTGCTGCGCTGCACCAACTGCGCCAACCCCGAAGCCTGCACCCGACTGCTCGACAGCATGGAGCAGCTGGAGGCCGCGCCGTCCTATTGCGTCAACCGCGACACCCTCGCAAACCTGCGCTGA
- a CDS encoding response regulator has translation MDDTAALVSTAPRPTSARPLLGVTVLLVEDSRFASESMRLLCLRSGARLRRADCIAAAHRHLRMYCPTVAIIDLGLPDGAGEDLIAELAAAQPRLPVILGFSGDLSGEPCAIAAGADGFLAKPLTRLAEFQAAVLAHLPPESHPAGPRIVPDTEVSPDLIALQDDFAHVNDLLSDPDDPIQRAYSAQFLHGLAIASQDVPLAEAARSLADRGDRSSLSLVRALLADRLANRVAI, from the coding sequence ATGGACGACACTGCTGCCCTTGTCTCGACCGCCCCGCGACCGACATCCGCGCGCCCGCTGCTGGGCGTGACGGTCCTGTTGGTCGAAGACAGCCGATTTGCATCGGAATCGATGCGGCTCTTGTGCCTGCGGTCCGGTGCCCGATTGCGGCGCGCCGACTGCATCGCCGCGGCGCACCGACACTTGCGCATGTATTGCCCCACGGTGGCGATCATCGATCTGGGCCTGCCCGATGGTGCGGGCGAGGACCTGATCGCGGAACTGGCCGCGGCGCAACCGCGCCTGCCGGTCATCCTCGGCTTCAGCGGCGATCTGAGCGGGGAGCCTTGCGCCATCGCCGCGGGCGCGGACGGGTTCCTGGCCAAGCCGCTGACCCGGCTGGCCGAGTTCCAGGCGGCCGTTCTGGCGCACCTGCCGCCCGAATCGCATCCCGCCGGTCCCCGCATCGTCCCGGATACGGAGGTCAGCCCGGACCTGATCGCCTTGCAGGATGACTTCGCCCACGTGAACGACCTGCTGTCGGATCCCGACGACCCGATCCAGCGGGCCTATTCGGCGCAGTTCCTGCACGGTCTGGCCATTGCATCACAGGATGTGCCCCTGGCCGAGGCAGCCCGGAGCCTTGCGGATCGCGGCGACCGGTCCAGCCTGTCGCTGGTGCGCGCGCTGCTGGCGGATCGGCTGGCCAATCGTGTTGCAATCTAG
- a CDS encoding low molecular weight protein-tyrosine-phosphatase — translation MTVSVLFVCLGNICRSPTAEGVFRHLAEAAGADVICDSAGTSNWHVGGPPDRRAVAEARGRGIDLSGLRARQVGTADFDRFDLIYGMDRANIAKLEALRPAGNATPVALFLGEAPGIGRAEVPDPYYEDNFPEVFDMLEAASRGLLARL, via the coding sequence ATGACGGTTTCGGTTCTTTTTGTCTGTCTCGGGAATATCTGCCGCTCCCCCACCGCCGAAGGGGTGTTTCGGCACCTGGCCGAGGCCGCGGGTGCGGATGTGATCTGCGACAGTGCGGGCACGTCGAATTGGCACGTGGGCGGGCCGCCCGACCGGCGCGCGGTGGCCGAAGCGCGCGGGCGGGGGATCGACCTGAGCGGGCTGCGGGCCCGGCAGGTGGGCACGGCGGATTTCGACCGCTTCGATCTGATCTACGGGATGGACCGGGCCAATATCGCCAAGCTGGAGGCGTTGCGCCCGGCGGGCAACGCCACGCCGGTCGCGCTGTTTCTCGGGGAAGCGCCCGGGATCGGGCGCGCGGAGGTGCCGGACCCCTATTACGAGGACAACTTCCCAGAGGTGTTCGACATGCTGGAGGCCGCCAGTCGCGGCCTGCTCGCCCGGCTCTAG
- a CDS encoding MFS transporter: MRLALHAVLALFFLNGALFGSWTARIPAFKARFALDADGLGLVLLCLAAGAIAGFPLAGRVIDRHGPAGLSKLLALLYLFSLPLVAMAPNVWLLALALAAFGVCFGGMDVAMNAWGAEVETAHGRPILPQLHALFSLGAGLGAGAGAGAVAAGLDPLAHFAWVSGALALAGLPVILRPGARAATPPARPAGPAAKGALLPKGALLPVGLVAGATGLSEGAIADWSAVYLSIVTEAPPQIAALGFAAFSVTMVVVRLSGGWLVTRLGVVRAVRISGLCLAIGAGLAVLGASAASVLAGFAILGCGAALLMPLAFARSARDDKVAPGAGIAQVALLAYGGVLLGPPLIGFVAARAGYPASFALLAALGLMVVVLARALQPPLEARGENPEVSGQ; this comes from the coding sequence ATGCGCCTTGCCCTTCACGCCGTTCTGGCGCTGTTTTTCCTCAACGGAGCTTTGTTCGGCAGCTGGACCGCGCGGATCCCGGCCTTCAAGGCGCGCTTCGCGCTGGATGCGGACGGGTTGGGTCTGGTGCTGTTGTGTCTGGCGGCGGGCGCGATCGCCGGTTTTCCGCTGGCGGGCCGGGTGATCGACCGCCACGGTCCCGCCGGGCTGAGCAAGCTCTTGGCACTTCTCTATCTTTTTTCCCTACCGCTGGTCGCGATGGCGCCCAATGTCTGGCTGCTGGCGCTGGCGCTGGCGGCCTTTGGGGTCTGCTTCGGCGGGATGGACGTGGCGATGAACGCCTGGGGCGCGGAGGTGGAGACCGCCCATGGCCGCCCGATCCTGCCGCAGCTCCATGCGCTGTTCAGCCTTGGCGCGGGTCTTGGCGCAGGGGCCGGTGCGGGCGCGGTGGCCGCGGGGCTCGACCCGCTGGCCCATTTCGCCTGGGTTTCCGGGGCGCTGGCGCTGGCGGGCTTGCCGGTGATCCTGCGTCCGGGCGCCCGGGCGGCGACACCGCCCGCCCGTCCCGCGGGTCCCGCCGCCAAGGGCGCCCTGCTGCCCAAGGGCGCGTTGCTGCCGGTCGGGCTGGTCGCCGGGGCGACGGGGCTGAGCGAGGGGGCCATCGCCGATTGGAGCGCGGTGTATCTGAGCATTGTCACCGAAGCCCCGCCGCAGATCGCGGCGTTGGGGTTTGCCGCCTTTTCGGTGACCATGGTGGTCGTGCGGCTGAGCGGCGGCTGGCTGGTCACCCGGCTGGGCGTGGTGCGCGCGGTGAGGATCTCGGGCCTGTGCCTGGCCATCGGGGCGGGTTTGGCGGTGCTCGGCGCCTCGGCGGCAAGCGTGCTGGCCGGGTTTGCGATCCTGGGCTGCGGGGCGGCGCTGCTGATGCCGCTGGCCTTTGCGCGGTCGGCACGCGACGACAAGGTGGCGCCCGGCGCGGGGATCGCGCAGGTGGCTCTGCTGGCCTATGGCGGGGTGTTGTTGGGCCCGCCGCTGATCGGGTTTGTCGCTGCGCGCGCCGGGTACCCGGCGAGCTTTGCCCTGCTCGCGGCACTCGGGTTGATGGTGGTGGTGTTGGCGCGGGCCTTGCAGCCCCCCCTTGAAGCCCGCGGCGAAAACCCCGAGGTATCGGGGCAGTGA
- a CDS encoding thiol-disulfide oxidoreductase DCC family protein, with protein MSTEHTPPSDTETAVLYNAACPVCRFEIDHYADYAGREALPIRFEDLNATDMDRWGLTRDEAARRLYVLKAGVLLSGIPAFVALWREMPKYRWLARIVALPGIHCFASVTYDRVIAPILYHWQRRRYAGAEKSGKHAPTR; from the coding sequence ATGAGCACAGAGCACACACCCCCATCCGACACCGAGACAGCGGTTCTCTACAATGCCGCCTGCCCGGTCTGCCGGTTCGAGATCGACCATTATGCCGACTATGCCGGGCGAGAGGCGCTGCCGATCCGGTTCGAGGACCTCAATGCCACGGACATGGACCGCTGGGGCCTGACCCGCGACGAGGCCGCGAGACGGCTCTATGTCCTGAAGGCCGGCGTGTTGCTCAGCGGCATTCCAGCCTTCGTGGCGCTCTGGCGCGAGATGCCGAAGTACCGCTGGCTGGCGCGGATCGTGGCACTCCCCGGGATCCATTGTTTCGCATCCGTCACCTATGACCGGGTGATCGCGCCAATTTTGTACCACTGGCAGCGCCGTCGTTATGCAGGTGCAGAAAAATCTGGAAAACATGCCCCGACACGTTAA
- a CDS encoding nitroreductase family protein, with protein MTTAPAPLPALTPRTDVLDFLLTRRSRPAKTLTAPYPDRAVLETLLTAAARTPDHGKLEPWRFVVLQGAALNRLAVLTEARGVALGQEPEKIAKARASFDTAGCVVAVIAAPKASEKIPRYEQDLSAGAVCLALVNAALAAGWGANWLTGYVAHDPVFGAEALGLEAEERVAGFIHLGTESAVPPERPRPDVAALTRWMSE; from the coding sequence ATGACGACCGCCCCCGCCCCGCTGCCCGCCCTGACCCCCCGCACCGATGTGCTCGATTTCCTGCTGACGCGCCGGTCGCGCCCGGCCAAGACCCTGACCGCGCCCTATCCGGACCGCGCGGTGCTGGAGACCCTGCTGACCGCGGCGGCGCGCACGCCGGACCACGGCAAGCTGGAGCCGTGGCGGTTCGTGGTGCTGCAGGGCGCGGCCCTGAACCGTCTGGCGGTGCTGACCGAGGCACGGGGCGTGGCCCTGGGCCAGGAGCCCGAGAAGATCGCCAAGGCCCGGGCCAGTTTCGACACCGCGGGCTGCGTGGTCGCGGTGATCGCCGCGCCCAAGGCGTCGGAGAAGATCCCCCGATATGAGCAGGACCTGTCGGCGGGCGCGGTGTGCCTGGCGCTGGTCAATGCAGCGCTTGCGGCGGGCTGGGGGGCAAACTGGCTGACGGGCTACGTGGCCCATGACCCGGTGTTCGGCGCCGAAGCGCTGGGGCTGGAGGCGGAGGAACGGGTCGCGGGGTTCATCCATCTCGGCACCGAGAGCGCGGTGCCCCCGGAGCGGCCCCGCCCGGATGTGGCGGCCCTGACACGCTGGATGTCGGAATGA
- a CDS encoding DUF6455 family protein, producing the protein MTRAAPRAQSTQDSACPKRLGKANAHFWLVQRMAKTAGLDLAKAVEAGLLRQDDWASMVQCCRGCAWADGCEHWLDTADQNADAPPVPCLNRTRMARLKEALAVETEADVA; encoded by the coding sequence ATGACACGCGCTGCACCCCGCGCGCAGTCCACACAAGACAGTGCCTGCCCGAAGAGACTGGGCAAGGCCAACGCGCATTTCTGGCTCGTCCAACGCATGGCCAAGACCGCGGGCCTCGATCTGGCCAAGGCCGTGGAGGCCGGTCTGCTGAGGCAAGACGACTGGGCCAGCATGGTCCAGTGCTGCCGCGGTTGTGCCTGGGCGGACGGATGCGAACACTGGCTGGACACCGCTGACCAGAACGCGGACGCCCCGCCGGTGCCCTGTCTCAACCGCACACGCATGGCCCGCCTGAAGGAGGCTTTGGCTGTGGAAACCGAGGCCGATGTCGCCTAG
- a CDS encoding ABC transporter permease: MTDQTRMGTRRFGRINWLGVATLAEREMRRFLAVWTQTVAGPLVTAGLFILIFNLAIGPRRGEVMGVPFIEFLIPGILMMTVIQNAFANTSSSIMVAKVQGNIVDTLMPPLSAAELVAGYIIGGIGRGLLVGLAIVAATMLLLGTSVAHPLWVLVFILLGAAVLSGLGIIAAIYANKFDQMAAITNFVITPLSFLSGTFYSLEALPPLMQTLSHINPMFYMIDGVRYGMLGTSDSSPWLGLAVCAASAVAILLVCWAFFRSGYRLKP; encoded by the coding sequence ATGACAGATCAAACCCGCATGGGCACCCGCAGGTTCGGGCGCATCAACTGGCTCGGCGTGGCCACCCTGGCCGAACGGGAGATGCGCCGCTTTCTCGCGGTCTGGACCCAGACCGTGGCCGGCCCCCTGGTCACGGCGGGGCTGTTCATCCTGATCTTCAACCTCGCCATCGGACCCCGGCGGGGCGAGGTGATGGGCGTGCCCTTCATCGAATTCCTCATCCCCGGCATCCTGATGATGACCGTAATCCAGAACGCCTTCGCCAACACCTCCAGTTCGATCATGGTGGCCAAGGTGCAGGGCAATATCGTCGATACTCTGATGCCACCCCTGTCGGCGGCCGAACTGGTGGCGGGCTACATCATCGGCGGGATCGGACGCGGGCTGCTGGTGGGCCTGGCGATCGTTGCGGCCACCATGTTGCTTCTGGGGACATCGGTCGCCCATCCGCTCTGGGTGCTTGTCTTCATCCTGCTGGGGGCGGCGGTGCTGAGCGGGCTCGGCATCATCGCCGCGATCTACGCCAACAAGTTCGACCAGATGGCCGCGATCACCAATTTCGTCATCACGCCCCTGAGCTTCCTGTCCGGCACCTTCTACTCGCTCGAAGCCCTGCCGCCCCTGATGCAGACCCTCAGCCATATCAACCCGATGTTCTACATGATCGACGGGGTGCGCTACGGCATGCTCGGCACCTCCGACAGCTCGCCCTGGCTGGGGCTCGCGGTCTGCGCCGCCTCCGCGGTCGCGATCCTGCTGGTCTGCTGGGCCTTCTTCCGCTCCGGATATCGGCTGAAGCCCTGA
- a CDS encoding GcrA family cell cycle regulator has protein sequence MSWTDERVEILKTMWGEGKSASQIAKELGGVTRNAVIGKVHRLGLSNRNGGGGSTAAKAAEPAKKDSAQAAAKPAKAAEKPRPAPEPANTPKTDAARPAEAAPAAASAPEPTPLRRTIVPAGQPLPPQPSANEISPEALASVREVEKKAKKLSLMELTERTCKWPIGDPATEEFWFCGLPVQAGKPYCEAHVGVAFQPMSSRRDRRR, from the coding sequence ATGTCCTGGACTGACGAGCGCGTTGAAATTCTCAAGACCATGTGGGGCGAAGGAAAGAGCGCCAGTCAGATCGCCAAGGAACTGGGCGGCGTGACCCGCAACGCGGTGATCGGCAAGGTCCACCGGCTGGGCCTGTCGAACCGCAATGGCGGCGGCGGCAGTACCGCGGCCAAGGCGGCCGAGCCGGCCAAGAAGGACAGCGCACAGGCCGCGGCGAAACCGGCGAAGGCGGCGGAGAAGCCGCGGCCCGCCCCGGAGCCTGCCAACACCCCCAAGACCGACGCCGCGCGCCCGGCCGAAGCGGCCCCCGCCGCGGCCAGCGCGCCGGAGCCCACGCCCCTGCGCCGCACCATCGTGCCCGCGGGCCAGCCCCTGCCGCCGCAACCCTCGGCCAACGAGATCAGCCCCGAGGCGCTGGCCTCGGTGCGCGAGGTGGAAAAGAAGGCCAAGAAGCTGAGCCTGATGGAGCTGACCGAGCGGACCTGCAAATGGCCCATCGGCGATCCGGCCACGGAAGAATTCTGGTTCTGCGGCCTGCCGGTGCAGGCGGGCAAGCCCTACTGCGAGGCCCATGTGGGCGTGGCGTTCCAACCCATGTCCTCGCGCCGCGACCGGCGGCGCTAA
- the mce gene encoding methylmalonyl-CoA epimerase, which translates to MIGRLNHVAIAVPDLEAASAQYANTLGANVGAPQDEPDHGVTVVFIELPNTKIELLYPLGENSPIAGFLEKNPSGGIHHICYEVEDILAARDKLSAAGARVLGTGEPKIGAHGKPVLFLHPKDFNGTLVELEQV; encoded by the coding sequence ATGATCGGTCGCCTGAACCACGTCGCCATCGCCGTTCCCGATCTGGAGGCCGCGTCGGCCCAATACGCCAACACGCTCGGGGCCAATGTGGGCGCGCCTCAGGACGAACCCGATCACGGCGTGACGGTCGTGTTCATCGAGCTGCCCAACACCAAGATCGAGCTGCTCTATCCCCTGGGGGAAAACTCCCCCATCGCAGGGTTTCTGGAAAAGAACCCCTCGGGCGGCATTCACCATATCTGCTATGAGGTGGAGGATATCCTGGCGGCGCGGGACAAGCTGAGCGCCGCGGGCGCGCGGGTGCTGGGCACGGGCGAGCCCAAGATCGGCGCCCATGGCAAGCCGGTGCTGTTCCTGCATCCCAAGGATTTCAACGGCACCCTCGTCGAGCTGGAGCAGGTCTGA
- a CDS encoding EI24 domain-containing protein, which yields MIVTIYTRALGQLSDPAFRRVLLIGIGATVVLLVAIAWVFVTLLGWLVPDALTLPFVGEITWLDDLASGLGILSMLGLSVFLMVPVASAFTSLFLEDIADAVEARHYPGLPPAPKVSFADGLRDTFGFLGVLVVANLAALVLYLFFVPLAPLIFWGLNGFLLGREYFQVTAMRRLGRQGAAQMRKRHIGKIWLAGVPMAMVLSLPLVNLVIPVVGAAAFTHLYHTLAGSERGKDFT from the coding sequence ATGATCGTCACGATCTATACCCGCGCGCTCGGCCAGCTGAGCGATCCGGCGTTTCGTCGGGTCCTGCTGATCGGGATCGGGGCGACGGTGGTCCTGCTGGTGGCGATCGCCTGGGTGTTCGTGACCCTGCTGGGCTGGCTGGTGCCCGATGCGCTGACACTGCCCTTTGTCGGCGAGATCACCTGGCTGGACGATCTGGCCTCGGGCCTCGGCATCCTGAGCATGCTGGGGCTGTCGGTGTTCCTGATGGTGCCGGTGGCCTCGGCCTTCACGTCGCTGTTTCTGGAGGACATCGCCGATGCGGTGGAGGCACGCCATTACCCCGGCCTGCCGCCCGCGCCGAAGGTCAGCTTCGCCGACGGGCTGCGCGATACGTTCGGGTTTCTCGGGGTGCTGGTGGTCGCCAACCTCGCGGCACTGGTGCTGTATCTGTTCTTCGTCCCGCTCGCGCCACTGATCTTCTGGGGGCTCAACGGGTTCCTTCTGGGCCGGGAATACTTCCAGGTCACCGCCATGCGCAGACTGGGCCGTCAGGGGGCCGCGCAGATGCGCAAGCGCCATATCGGCAAGATCTGGCTCGCCGGGGTGCCGATGGCGATGGTGCTGTCCTTGCCCCTGGTGAACCTGGTGATCCCGGTTGTGGGGGCCGCGGCCTTCACCCACCTCTATCACACGCTCGCCGGGTCGGAGCGGGGCAAGGATTTTACTTAA
- a CDS encoding M48 family metallopeptidase — MVLQYVSLARVALAGALAAALAGCSVAPAPQQASRPVPSAPEPVARLSSDQAVRNFDAVVRRVEPVAESECRARTRGLDCDFLIQVDTRPGQPVNAFHTLDAEGRPLIVFTVAMIAEARNQDELAFVMGHEAAHHIAGHLVQTQRNAGLGAVVFGTLASLATSGASDAVRQATVEQALQAGALVGARTYSKENELEADALGTVIAARAGFDPLRGALFFSRLPDPGDQFLGSHPPNAARFETVRQVAATL; from the coding sequence ATGGTGTTGCAATACGTCTCCCTCGCCCGCGTGGCCCTCGCAGGCGCTCTGGCCGCCGCCCTGGCGGGGTGCAGCGTCGCGCCCGCGCCGCAACAGGCAAGCCGCCCCGTCCCGTCGGCGCCCGAACCGGTCGCGCGACTGTCCTCCGATCAGGCGGTGCGCAATTTCGATGCGGTGGTCCGGCGGGTGGAGCCCGTGGCGGAATCCGAATGCCGCGCGCGCACCCGCGGGCTGGATTGCGACTTCCTGATCCAGGTGGATACCCGGCCGGGCCAGCCTGTGAACGCCTTTCACACCCTCGATGCCGAAGGGCGCCCGCTGATCGTGTTCACCGTCGCCATGATCGCCGAGGCGCGCAACCAGGACGAGCTGGCCTTCGTCATGGGACACGAGGCGGCCCACCATATCGCCGGCCACCTGGTCCAGACCCAGCGCAACGCGGGCCTTGGCGCGGTCGTTTTCGGCACGCTCGCCTCCCTCGCCACTTCGGGGGCCAGCGACGCGGTCCGGCAGGCCACGGTGGAACAAGCGCTTCAGGCCGGTGCCCTTGTCGGGGCGCGGACCTACAGCAAGGAAAACGAGCTGGAGGCGGACGCGCTGGGCACGGTCATCGCCGCCCGCGCGGGATTCGACCCCCTGCGCGGGGCGCTGTTCTTCTCGCGCCTGCCCGATCCCGGTGATCAATTCCTGGGCAGTCATCCCCCGAATGCGGCACGTTTTGAAACCGTAAGGCAGGTCGCCGCCACGCTTTGA
- a CDS encoding DUF1467 family protein: MQITSALVLLAVLWFMTLFIVLPIRMRTQGDEGRVTMGTPAGAPARIDMRRKVKITSIVAFVLWVPLCALILSGWITVDDFDLFNRFGGGLPKLE; this comes from the coding sequence ATGCAGATTACCTCCGCCCTCGTGCTGCTCGCTGTCTTGTGGTTCATGACCCTGTTCATCGTCCTGCCGATCCGGATGCGGACCCAGGGCGACGAGGGCCGGGTCACCATGGGCACCCCCGCCGGCGCGCCCGCCCGCATCGACATGCGCCGCAAGGTGAAGATCACCTCGATCGTGGCTTTCGTGCTCTGGGTGCCGCTCTGCGCGCTGATCCTGTCGGGCTGGATCACCGTGGACGATTTCGATCTCTTCAACCGGTTCGGCGGCGGGCTGCCGAAGCTGGAGTGA
- a CDS encoding VPLPA-CTERM sorting domain-containing protein produces the protein MRFLATAALGAVLATSGAQAAVIDFEGFNAGDILSGLGGLSVDGVGYSITVDSNGSNDIAMVFDTDNPTGGDSDLAAPFTNPATGAQLSPGNVLIISEDGDTSDPDDERAGGKITFAFDSAVNLLGFDALDDVTLTVTDSAGGTVTVSVAKDNQFASVTTSFFNISSVQFDFGNQSGAIDNLSISAVPLPASALLLFAGLGGLGVMSRRRKSA, from the coding sequence ATGAGATTTCTTGCGACTGCCGCTCTCGGCGCGGTTCTGGCCACCTCCGGCGCTCAGGCCGCCGTCATCGATTTCGAAGGTTTCAACGCCGGCGATATCCTGTCGGGCCTTGGTGGTCTGTCCGTCGATGGCGTGGGCTACAGCATCACCGTAGACAGCAATGGCAGCAACGATATCGCCATGGTGTTCGACACCGACAATCCGACCGGGGGGGACTCCGACCTGGCCGCACCGTTCACCAATCCGGCGACCGGGGCGCAGTTGTCGCCGGGCAATGTGCTTATCATCTCCGAGGATGGCGACACCTCCGACCCCGATGATGAGCGCGCGGGCGGCAAGATCACCTTCGCTTTCGACTCGGCGGTGAACCTGCTTGGCTTCGATGCGTTGGATGATGTCACCCTGACGGTCACCGACAGCGCGGGAGGCACGGTCACGGTCAGCGTGGCCAAGGACAACCAGTTCGCCAGTGTCACCACCAGCTTCTTCAACATCTCGTCGGTCCAGTTCGACTTCGGTAACCAGTCGGGTGCTATTGATAACCTGAGCATCTCGGCCGTGCCGCTTCCGGCGTCTGCCTTGCTGCTCTTCGCCGGCCTGGGGGGGCTGGGCGTGATGTCACGCCGTCGCAAGTCGGCCTGA